The stretch of DNA AAACGGCAACCGTCACGCTGCCCTGAATCCGCAAAACAATACGACCAATGTGATTCGCATCAATAATGTCAGCCCTGTGAACGGACAAATTCCAATTGCCGTAAAAGGTGCGCCAACCATTCAGTACGGCTATATCAACGGTTTGACTATCCACGTATTCAACCCTGCTGCGCCTGATGCCAGCAACCCCGTAACCCGTACAGAGGCAGAAGAAAATGCGCCGGAAGGTCGTCGTTCGACAGACGGTATGACCGTGAAGCCGGAGGAGCACGGCGTGGTTTTTCCCAACCCCTTTGCTCAGGAACTGAAAGTAAAACTGAACATTGAACAAGAGCAGGAAGTAGCCTTCACCCTGTTCGACGGTGCCGGACGCGTTATCATGCAAGACAACCGCTACCTGTACGAAGGTTTGCAAGTGGCGCAAATAGATGTTTCCATGTTAGATTTGCCAACGGGTCTGTACTACCTGAAAGTAGAAACCGCTGACGGCAGAAAACGAACCGTTAAACTGGTGAAAGATTAGCGGAAAAACCGCTTCATTAAAATTCGGGCAATCTGCAAAGGCTGCCCGAATTTTTTTGTCTGCCGAATGTTTCCGTTATTACTGCCGATTTTTACGACTGGCCAATGAATCAAACCTACATTCCTGCATTAGACGGCACCCGTGCGCTGGCAGTATTGTTAGTGATGTTGTTTCACTTTCACCAATATCCTTTCGGCAGTTTTGGGCTGGATTGCGGTTGGGTAGGCGTACAACTGTTTTTTGTACTCTCGGGCTTTCTGATTACCCGCATCCTGTTGCATGAAAAGCAAAAGCCGCTCGGCAGCTACCTGAAACGATTTTATTGGCGGCGAACCCTGCGCATTTTTCCCGTGTACTTTGCCTACCTGTTTGCAATGGCGGCGCTGTTTCTGCTCATTGGCGAGCCCGATACTTTTGACCGCTATGCGCTGTCGCTGTTTACCTATACCTACAACTACTCCCGCTTGTTTGCCGACTGGCAGCACAGCCCGATGATGACTCACCTTTGGTCGCTTTGCGTAGAAGAGCAATTCTACCTCCTCTGGCCATTTATTGTCTATTTTTCGTCTGAAAAGTGGCTCAAACGCATTATAGTGAGCTTGTGGCTGCTTTGTCCGGCGATTCGCTGGTTGCTGGCCATGTATCTGCGCAACCATTTGCCCGATGAGGCAGCGGGCGAAGCGGTTTACTGGTTCACTTTCAGCCATTTTGATGCTTTTGGTACGGGAGCGGCCGTTTACCTTTTTCAATGGCCGCAACATCCGAAGGCAGCAGAGCGGTTTTGGGTATTGTTGGGGGGGCTGCTTGCCGCAGGTTTAGCCAATTACTACTTTTCCGAAGTACCTATGCACCCTACGGCTATCGGCTTCCCGACAGGAGGACTGTCTAACGGGCAGCACGTATGGTCTTATACACTCCTGAACTTCACTTTTGCCGCCTTGCTTGCCTTGCTGATGCGTTTGCCGCAAAAAAATACCTTCTTCACACAGCCCGTCATGCTGCGGGTTGGGCAGGTTTCCTATGGGGTATATCTGTATCATTGGGCAGTTTTGGGCGTAATAGCCAAATTGTTGCCTCCCGAGCCCATGGATTTATGGTTCAGTATTGCCCTGTTTGCGGTCTATTTTACATTGGTGTACGGCGTAGCATGGCTCAGCTTCCGATTTTTTGAGTCGCCATTGCTTCGCTTCAAGGGGCACTAAGCCTGTAATGTGCTTCCACGGGATTGTGTTCGTTGGGTGTAAACGAGGGATGCGTTTGATAATATACGGGCTTCAGCCTGTCGTTTGTCAGCAGATAGTCAATGCGAATGGGTGCTAACCGACGACTGTAACGGAAAGTAGTGCCCCATCCGCTGCCTGCTTCACAAAAAGCATCGGTAAAACCTTCTTGTGTCAGTTTGCGATAGGCATAACTCAAACCTATTTCGTTCAAGTCGCTGCACAAAATTGTCGGATAGGGCGAGCGTGCAAGAAAACGCGCCAGACTGTCGGCTTGTTCCGCCCGTTCAATGGCGCGCTGAAAGTAGCGGCGAAAATGCCAGCGCGTAAACTCATGTACAAAAAACTGATTAGAGGTCAGGTGCGCATTTACTACCCGCAGCGTATCCGAGCCAATATTGACATCGGCAAAAATGGCGATGTTTCGGTTTGAGTCTTTAATGACAACTCCCTGATTAACAATCGGATATTTTGAAAAAATAATCAATCCGAAAAAAATCAGCCCGCCGTGGCGCTCTTCGGGGTCGGGAAAAGCCACATAGGGCATGTTGTGCGAAATAGTTTTCCGGGCATTAAAAATTTCAGATTGGGGGTCATCAAAAAACTCCTGTATGCACTTAATGTCGGCCTGTTTACCGGCTATCCATTCCTTGCTTTGCAGAGCTTCGCGGTTGGCCTGCTTGTCAAAGTACGCATCGGAATACAGCGACCTGTTGTAGAAA from Rhodoflexus caldus encodes:
- a CDS encoding acyltransferase family protein; translation: MNQTYIPALDGTRALAVLLVMLFHFHQYPFGSFGLDCGWVGVQLFFVLSGFLITRILLHEKQKPLGSYLKRFYWRRTLRIFPVYFAYLFAMAALFLLIGEPDTFDRYALSLFTYTYNYSRLFADWQHSPMMTHLWSLCVEEQFYLLWPFIVYFSSEKWLKRIIVSLWLLCPAIRWLLAMYLRNHLPDEAAGEAVYWFTFSHFDAFGTGAAVYLFQWPQHPKAAERFWVLLGGLLAAGLANYYFSEVPMHPTAIGFPTGGLSNGQHVWSYTLLNFTFAALLALLMRLPQKNTFFTQPVMLRVGQVSYGVYLYHWAVLGVIAKLLPPEPMDLWFSIALFAVYFTLVYGVAWLSFRFFESPLLRFKGH
- a CDS encoding endonuclease/exonuclease/phosphatase family protein translates to MQTLTQILSVQIPPSKKSNFLIWLRRLWWFATIILFATTIVALYANRFSPAVYPIASLLTLMLIPLTVVNGMWLLLSALQRSHAAWFPAIALLWTGGMYGHIFWQPGVPPVYHAADEAKAIRVISFNAGHFYNRSLYSDAYFDKQANREALQSKEWIAGKQADIKCIQEFFDDPQSEIFNARKTISHNMPYVAFPDPEERHGGLIFFGLIIFSKYPIVNQGVVIKDSNRNIAIFADVNIGSDTLRVVNAHLTSNQFFVHEFTRWHFRRYFQRAIERAEQADSLARFLARSPYPTILCSDLNEIGLSYAYRKLTQEGFTDAFCEAGSGWGTTFRYSRRLAPIRIDYLLTNDRLKPVYYQTHPSFTPNEHNPVEAHYRLSAP